The following proteins come from a genomic window of Sorex araneus isolate mSorAra2 chromosome 1, mSorAra2.pri, whole genome shotgun sequence:
- the MACC1 gene encoding metastasis-associated in colon cancer protein 1, with product MLTIEKTHFWPGGISRSRSEGHLVDMEAPKFSKNSNVTECLDSGLLLNCPDAFVLHGKNTFSAANPFWNELSASNPFLDDITQLRSNKQRDNTSILKEDPYLFFRDINTGNSFDSSADELDVHQMLKQSSSRKSGRSKSVSELLDILDDTAHALQNKHASDLILEQDLEWLQNDRTAYKMAWLSQRQLARSCLDFNTINQSPGWAQTQVAETMTVCKLSHQGGSVQLPESDITVHVPQGHVAVGEFQEISLRAFLDPPQMINHDLSCTVSPLLEIMLSNLNTMEAILLEMKIGAEVRKDPFSQVMTEVVCLHSLGKEGPFKVLNNCYIYKDTIQVKLIDLHQVMYLVVAAQAKTTPSPYATIWDYIHKTASVGIYGPKYIHPSFTAIFTVCAHSYMPRKLTISDVKKGRKNTPPVVFHLWGKHSFLLDKPQDLTVSAFSCDPDFEVKAEGQRQEIKQNQLQAGQVVHQQFLFSLVDSREMHLFVFKIKVESSNGRPATQFFITSPDPAPNLKRLSNPPNALQKKVKSASLLPTVPIKYPTFQDKILNFTNYAVTLKTVLRQTKIEYLLEYFKGDTVALLGKEKVKAIGQSKVKEWYVGVLRGKIGLVHCKNVKVIAKKQVISMSHDIFTTRNLLEQISLPFKKLTYIYSVILTLVSEKVYDWKVLADVLGYSHLALEDFDQIQEDKESEKVSYVVKMLKEDCHADKNTRKFLYELIVALLKMDCQGLVAHIIQEAVILTSAVKLGKGWRELAGKLARLTKQQMEAYEIPHRGKTGVIADEMMWKPAYDFLYTWGSHYENSYREMLQDLQSTLDRMRSPVTKQWRDLTGALILVNSLEILRASAFSFSEE from the exons ATGTTAACCATTGAAAAAACCCATTTTTGGCCAGGAGGAATTTCACGAAGTAGATCTGAAGGACATTTGGTTGATATGGAAGCAccaaaattctcaaaaaattccAATGTTACAG aatgtcTGGACTCAGGTTTGCTTCTCAATTGTCCAGATGCTTTCGTACTTCATGGCAAAAATACCTTCAGTGCTGCAAATCCATTCTGGAATGAACTGTCTGCTTCTAACCCATTTTTGGATGACATCACTCAGCTAAGAAGTAACAAACAGAGAGACAATACATCTATCTTGAAGGAAGatccttatcttttttttagaGATATCAATACAGGAAATTCATTTGATTCTTCTGCTGATGAACTGGATGTGCATCAAATGCTAAAGCAGTCTTCCTCAAGAAAATCTGGAAGATCAAAAAGTGTTTCAGAGCTTTTGGATATTTTAGATGACACGGCACATGCTCTTCAGAATAAACACGCCTCTGACCTGATCCTCGAACAGGATTTAGAATGGCTCCAAAATGATCGTACAGCGTATAAAATGGCTTGGTTAAGTCAACGCCAACTAGCCCGCTCCTGCTTGGATTTTAATACAATTAATCAGAGTCCCGGATGGGCCCAAACACAAGTTGCAGAGACAATGACAGTTTGTAAATTAAGCCATCAAGGAGGGTCAGTGCAATTACCTGAATCAGATATTACTGTTCATGTACCACAAGGCCACGTGGCTGTGGGAGAATTCCAAGAGATATCTCTAAGGGCTTTTCTTGATCCTCCACAAATGATTAACCACGATCTTTCATGCACTGTTAGCCCACTGTTGGAAATCATGTTAAGCAACCTTAACACAATGGAAGCCATTTTGCTGGAGATGAAAATCGGGGCTGAAGTGAGAAAGGATCCTTTCAGTCAAGTCATGACAGAAGTGGTGTGTTTACACAGCTTGGGTAAAGAAGGGCCTTTCAAAGTGTTAAACAATTGCTACATTTATAAGGACACCATCCAAGTCAAGCTAATAGATTTGCATCAGGTGATGTATCTAGTGGTGGCTGCACAAGCTAAAACTACTCCATCACCATATGCAACCATTTGGGATTATATTCACAAAACCGCCTCAGTTGGAATTTATGGGCCCAAATATATACATCCCAGTTTCACTGCTATATTCACAGTTTGTGCACACAGTTACATGCCTAGAAAACTTACAATCTCTGATgttaagaagggaagaaaaaacacGCCTCCGGTTGTATTTCATCTTTGGGGGAAACATTCCTTCTTACTTGATAAGCCACAAGATTTAACCGTTTCTGCTTTTTCATGTGATCCTGATTTTGAAGTAAAAGCAGAAGGACAAAGGCAAGAAATTAAGCAAAATCAGTTGCAGGCAGGCCAAGTAGTTCATcagcagtttttattttctttagttgaCTCCAGAGAAATGCACTTATTTGTGTTCAAAATTAAGGTAGAGTCTTCTAATGGCAGGCCAGCTACACAGTTTTTTATCACTAGCCCTGACCCAGCCCCCAACTTAAAAAGGCTCTCCAATCCACCAAATGCTCTGCAAAAGAAGGTCAAGTCTGCTTCTTTGTTACCAACAGTGCCTATTAAATACCCCACATTTCAAGACAAAATATTGAATTTCACCAATTATGCAGTAACTCTGAAGACAGTGCTAAGGCAAACCAAAATTGAATATTTACTTGAATATTTCAAAGGGGACACGGTGGCTCTTCTtggaaaagaaaaggtaaaagcCATTGGGCAGTCCAAAGTGAAAGAATGGTATGTGGGAGTCCTGAGAGGTAAGATTGGACTGGTACATTGCAAAAATGTCAAGGTCATTGCAAAAAAGCAAGTCATATCTATGTCACATGATATCTTTACAACCAGAAATCTCCTAGAACAAATTTCCTTGCCTTTTAAAAAACTGACTTACATATATTCAGTTATATTGACGTTGGTGTCAGAAAAAGTATATGATTGGAAAGTTTTAGCAGATGTCCTGGGCTATTCGCATCTGGCCCTGGAAGATTTTGATCAAATACAAGAAGACAAAGAATCAGAAAAAGTTTCTTACGTtgtaaaaatgttaaaagaagaTTGCCATGCAGATAAAAATACCAGGAAGTTTCTTTATGAACTTATTGTG gctctgctaaAGATGGATTGTCAAGGGTTAGTAGCACACATCATCCAAGAGGCTGTTATTCTGACTTCAGCTGTCAAGCTTGGAAAAGGCTGGAGGGAACTGGCAGGAAAGTTAGCCCGACTCACAAAGCAACAAATGGAGGCGTATGAAATTCCGCACCGAGGAAAGACTGGAGTCATTGCTGATGAG